One window of the Streptomyces sp. TS71-3 genome contains the following:
- a CDS encoding 3-hydroxybutyryl-CoA dehydrogenase yields the protein MAVRSPGSRIAERDDVTDTLTDITRVGVVGCGQMGAGIAEVCARAGLEVMVAETTGEALEIGRTRLFNSLSRAADRGKITKADEDAARERLSFTTDLGEFADRDLVIEAVVENEQVKTEIFRVLDAVVTRRDAILASNTSSIPLVRLAVATTRPDQVIGIHFFNPAPVQRLVELIPALTTSEGTISRAQLLTEKVLGKHAIRAQDRSGFVVNALLIPYLLAAVRMFESGIASREDIDDGMVLGCAHPMGPLRLTDLIGLDTVVSVATSMYEEYKEPLYAAPPLLQRMVDAGRLGQKTGSGFYVYT from the coding sequence ATGGCCGTGCGGTCGCCGGGGTCGAGGATCGCCGAAAGGGACGATGTGACGGACACCCTGACCGACATCACACGCGTCGGTGTGGTGGGTTGTGGCCAGATGGGGGCGGGCATCGCGGAGGTGTGCGCCCGCGCCGGTCTTGAGGTCATGGTCGCGGAGACCACCGGAGAGGCGCTGGAGATCGGCCGCACCCGGCTGTTCAACTCGCTCTCCCGGGCCGCCGACCGCGGCAAGATCACCAAGGCGGACGAGGATGCCGCCCGTGAGCGGCTGAGCTTCACCACCGACCTCGGCGAGTTCGCCGACCGTGATCTGGTCATCGAGGCCGTCGTCGAGAACGAGCAGGTCAAGACGGAGATCTTCCGGGTGCTCGACGCCGTGGTGACCCGGCGGGACGCCATCCTCGCGTCCAACACCTCCTCGATCCCGCTGGTCAGGCTGGCCGTCGCGACCACCCGCCCGGACCAGGTCATCGGCATCCACTTCTTCAACCCCGCGCCGGTGCAGCGGCTGGTCGAGCTGATCCCGGCGCTGACCACCTCCGAGGGCACCATCAGCAGGGCGCAGCTGCTGACCGAGAAGGTGCTCGGCAAGCACGCGATCAGGGCCCAGGACCGCTCCGGCTTCGTGGTCAACGCCCTGCTCATCCCCTACCTGCTGGCGGCGGTCCGGATGTTCGAGTCGGGCATCGCCAGCCGGGAGGACATCGACGACGGCATGGTCCTCGGCTGCGCCCACCCCATGGGCCCGCTCCGGCTCACCGACCTGATCGGCCTGGACACCGTCGTCTCGGTGGCCACCTCGATGTACGAGGAGTACAAGGAGCCGCTGTACGCCGCTCCCCCGCTGCTCCAGCGGATGGTCGACGCGGGCCGGCTCGGCCAGAAGACCGGCTCGGGGTTCTACGTTTACACCTGA
- a CDS encoding NUDIX hydrolase, whose translation MQWRKQSEQTVYANRWFDVNLADVELPDGNHLDHFLIRLRPVAVATVVNAANEVLLLWRHRFITDSWGWELPAGVVEDGEDIAYAAARELEEETGWRPGPLRHLMTVEPSNGLSDARHHIFWADDGVYTGPPVDDFESDRREWVSLELVPKLVARGEVPAANMAAALLLLHHLRLGQVAVPHPS comes from the coding sequence AACCGGTGGTTCGACGTCAATCTGGCCGATGTGGAACTGCCGGACGGTAATCACCTGGACCATTTCCTGATCCGGCTGCGGCCCGTGGCCGTCGCCACCGTCGTCAACGCCGCCAACGAGGTGCTGCTGCTCTGGCGGCACCGGTTCATCACTGACAGCTGGGGCTGGGAGCTGCCGGCCGGGGTCGTCGAGGACGGCGAGGACATCGCCTACGCCGCGGCCCGAGAGCTGGAGGAGGAGACCGGCTGGCGGCCGGGGCCCCTGCGGCACCTGATGACGGTGGAGCCCTCCAACGGGCTCTCCGACGCCAGGCACCACATCTTCTGGGCCGACGACGGGGTCTACACCGGCCCACCAGTGGACGACTTCGAGTCGGACCGCCGCGAGTGGGTCTCCCTCGAACTCGTCCCCAAGCTGGTGGCCCGCGGTGAGGTCCCGGCCGCCAACATGGCTGCGGCCCTGCTCCTGTTGCACCATCTCAGGCTGGGGCAGGTTGCCGTGCCGCATCCCTCCTGA
- a CDS encoding EamA family transporter, which produces MRAKDSATDEAPIAVGPSSSPSAEARSGPSAADGHRPAGTLAPSDAPGAEPRFSAAATRPSDPPHSPGPPQGSAASRPTPPGSAATSERPHPTRLGPHPARLGALEAGLGVAAFSLTFPATAWGLEGFGAWSLVTVRTLLAGLLAGCWLAVRRVAPPERRHWASLAVVGGGVVIGFPVLTTLALRTSSTAHAAVVVGLLPLATAACSALRTGARPSRTFWGAALAGAAAVVAFTVGQSGGALSSADLYLFGALVVCAAGYTEGGRLAREMPGWQVIGWALVALLPLSMAGAFLALGREPVTLTVHSVTGVLWVAAVSQFLGMVVWYRGMAAIGIPKASQLQLAQPLLTLVWSVLLLGERMTVWAPLTALAVLVCIAVTQRSRG; this is translated from the coding sequence ATGAGAGCTAAGGATAGCGCTACCGATGAGGCCCCGATAGCGGTGGGCCCCTCCAGCTCCCCCTCCGCCGAGGCCCGATCCGGCCCGAGCGCTGCGGACGGCCACCGCCCGGCGGGGACGCTCGCTCCCTCGGACGCACCCGGCGCGGAACCGCGCTTCTCCGCAGCGGCAACCCGCCCCTCGGATCCGCCCCACTCCCCGGGCCCGCCGCAGGGCTCGGCAGCGTCCCGCCCCACTCCCCCGGGCTCCGCGGCCACCTCCGAACGGCCCCACCCGACGCGGCTCGGGCCCCACCCGGCGCGGCTCGGCGCACTGGAGGCCGGCCTCGGGGTGGCCGCCTTCTCCCTCACCTTCCCCGCTACCGCGTGGGGCCTGGAAGGGTTCGGCGCCTGGTCCCTGGTGACGGTGCGGACGCTGCTCGCCGGGCTACTCGCCGGCTGCTGGCTGGCCGTCCGGCGGGTGGCACCACCCGAACGGAGGCACTGGGCGTCCCTCGCGGTGGTCGGCGGGGGTGTGGTGATCGGCTTCCCGGTCCTGACCACGCTGGCGCTGAGGACGTCCAGCACGGCCCATGCGGCGGTGGTCGTGGGCCTGCTGCCGCTGGCCACGGCGGCGTGCTCCGCGCTGCGCACGGGTGCCCGGCCGTCCCGCACGTTCTGGGGTGCGGCACTGGCCGGGGCGGCGGCGGTGGTCGCCTTCACCGTGGGGCAGAGCGGCGGCGCCCTGAGCAGTGCGGACCTCTACCTCTTCGGCGCCCTGGTGGTCTGCGCCGCGGGCTACACCGAGGGCGGCCGGCTGGCCCGGGAGATGCCGGGGTGGCAGGTCATCGGCTGGGCCCTGGTGGCGCTGCTGCCGCTCTCCATGGCCGGGGCCTTCCTCGCGCTCGGCCGGGAACCGGTGACCCTGACGGTGCACAGTGTCACGGGGGTGCTCTGGGTGGCGGCCGTGTCGCAGTTCCTCGGCATGGTCGTGTGGTACCGGGGCATGGCAGCGATCGGCATCCCCAAGGCGAGCCAGCTCCAGCTTGCGCAGCCGCTGCTCACCCTGGTCTGGTCGGTGCTGCTGCTCGGCGAACGGATGACGGTGTGGGCCCCGCTCACCGCGCTGGCGGTCCTGGTGTGCATCGCGGTGACGCAGCGCTCGCGTGGGTAG
- a CDS encoding DUF1918 domain-containing protein, protein MQATKGDRLLMHGRVVGQEDRVAQIVEVLGNDGNPPYRVRFEDGHEAVMSPGPDSVVRHEKPTR, encoded by the coding sequence ATGCAGGCAACCAAGGGCGACCGGCTCCTGATGCACGGCAGGGTTGTCGGGCAGGAGGACAGGGTCGCGCAGATCGTCGAAGTTCTCGGCAACGACGGCAACCCCCCGTACCGGGTGCGCTTCGAGGACGGGCACGAGGCCGTGATGTCCCCGGGCCCCGACTCGGTGGTCCGGCACGAGAAGCCGACGCGGTGA